Genomic window (Ignisphaera cupida):
AGGGAACGATCCCCCGCGTCCGTACCGAGAACCGACACAGGTGCTCCTGGGTGAGGAGCCCAAGGCGTGCGGGGTCTAACCCGGGCTAGGGAACTCGGCCAAGTTAGCCCCGTAACTTCGGGAGAAGGGGTGCCTGCGGTTCTAGGGTAAACCCCTGGAACCGCAGGTCGCAGTGACTAGGGGGTCCTGACTGTTTAATAAAAACATAGGTCCCCGCTAGCCCGAAAGGGTGTGTACGGGGGCCGAATCCTGGCCACTGGCGGTCCGTGAAACCGGGGTTCAACCCGGCGAAGCGCCGCTGAAGGCCGGGGGTAACTCTGACCCTCTTAAGGTAGCCAAATGCCTTGCCGGGTAAGTTCCGGCGCGCATGAAGGGATCAACGAGGGCCCCACTGTCCCAGCCCGGGTCCCCGTGAAGCCCACGGAGCCGGTGCACAGGCCGGCATCCCCCCGTAGGGAGAGAAGACCTCGTGGAGCTTTACCGCAGCCCGGTGTATGCCCCCGGCCCTCGCTGCATAGCGTAGGCGGGACCCTGTGAAAACGGGCCTCCGGGTCCGTTGGAGGGGCCAATGAAACACCGCCCAGTGAGGGCCGGGGGCATTACCCTGGGGTTATCCCAGGGGACAGCACCGGGTGGGCGGTTCGGCTGGGGCGGCACGCCCGCGAAAAGGTAACACGGGCGCCCAAAGGCCAGCTCAGGCGGGTCAGAACTCCGCCGTAGAGTGCAAGGGCAAAAGCTGGCCTGACCCGGCTCTTGACAGTAAGGGGCCGGGCCGGGAAACCGCGGCCTAGCGAACGCTCGTGCCCCCTTGGTGGGGGCCGGGCATGACAGAAAAGTTACCCCGAGGATAACAGGGTCGTCGCGGGCGAGAGCCCACATCGACCCCGCGGTTTGCTACATCGACGTCGGCTCTTCCCATCCTGGGGGTGCAGCAGCCCCCAAGGGTGGGGCTGCCCGCCCATTAAAGGGGAACGTGAGCTGGGTTTAGACCGTCGTGAGACAGGTCGGACTCTACCCACGGGGGGTGCGGGCCGCCTGAGGGGAAGGTGACCTCAGTACGAGAGGAACGGGTCGCCGCGGCCTCTGGTGTAGCGGCCGTTCGGCAGAGCGTATGCCGCGTAGCTACGCCGTGGGGGGTAACCGCTGAAAGCATCTAAGCGGGAACCCCTCCCCGAAAAGAGGCGGCCGTTCCCAGGCCTTTGGCCTGGGAGGAGGGCTCCCGTAGAAGACGGGGTTGATGGGGCGGGGGTGTATGCCCCGAGAGGCTTATGCCTCGAGGGGTGTAGCCCACCGCTCCCAATCGCCCAACGCTGGGCCTGGGGTGGGGCTGGGTATAAGCGGGTTTGCACAGCGCTCATCAGGATTATTGCTTCGTTAAACCTTATTTTCTGTGGAGGTTCATAGTAGATGAGGCTAGGTGAGAGGCCTATGTCTGTTGATCAGCAATCTAGTGAGAAGCAAAAAGATGCTAAAAAAGCTTGGATTCAGAAGATGATTAGAAGTGCTAAGCTTCATCACAAGCTCTGTCCTTTTTATGATAGAAAGAAGAGGCTTTGTTTTCTTAAGCTTGGTGAGCGATGCCCATTTGATGGAAGATTTGAGAACTGTTCAATATTCATAGGATTTCTGGATAGGAGATACGATGAAATTGTTTCTGCTGGAAAGCCTCTTCCAATAGATTTTGAGGATCCTTTAGTTCAGTTTGGGGTTTCATAACTATGTGTAAAAACCCTTTAGAAGATATTAGAATGTGTATAGCCACTGCATTGAATGCTTCGCTAGATGGTGTTAGAAAAGGGTTTGAGATTCCCAGGGAGGAGTTTGGTGATATAGCAATTATTTTGACTAAGGCTATGATTGAGAAAAACAGTGTTTTCTTAAACAATTTAAAAAGTTGTGAGCTTGTTGCGCAAGCTGATTTGAGGGGGATATACCTAAACATATTTCTCGATAGAGAAAGGTTTGCTAGAAAAACCCTAGAGTATGTTACTAGCTATGATGACTATGGTGTTTGTAGAGAGGAGAAAGAAAAGAACATAGTTGTTGAATATGTTTCTGCAAACCCCATACACCCACTACACATAGGTGCAGCAAGAAACGCTGCATTAGGTAGCTTCATAATCAAGATACTTAAGGCATTTGGAAACAACACACAAGCAAGGTTCTACATAAACGATGCTGGAAGACAAGTGGCAACAGTTGCTCTAGGATTTAAGCTGCTTAAAAACCATGAAAAACCAGCTAATGTGAAGCCAGATCACTGGGTTGGGCTCATATACGCAATCACAAATACTGTAGCTGAGATTCAAAAAATAAAGAAGAGTCTTGAAAAAGCAGATGAAGAAAATATGAAAAAGCTAAGAGAGGAACTAGATGAGCTCATGGCTGATGCGGCAAAGCTTTGGAGAATAGCTCCAGATGCATTCAATGAAATATCTGAGGGGTTAAAGAACATAGATTTTGAGGAGGAGATATCAAAAATAATGAGAAGCTATGAAGAGAAGGAGCCAAGCACAGTAGCTTTGGTGAGAAGAATCATAAACATGTGTTTAAATGGCTTCATGGAAACACTCAAAAGATTTGGTGTAGAGATAGATGTTTGGGATTGGGAAAGCGACCTTATTTGGAGTGGTGAAGTAGAGAAAATACTAAGCGAGTTAAGAAGAAAGGCAACAACATACAAAGGCACGCTAGCAGTAGACTTTAGAAGCATAGATACAGAGGAAGTGAGGGAAAGGCTGGGAATAGAAAAAGAGCTGGAGATACCACCACTAGTAATTCAGAGAAGCAATGGAACAACACTTTACACAATAAGAGATATTGCATATACACTGAAAAAGTTTAGAGAATTCAACGCTGATAAGGTAATAAACGTAATTGCATCAGAACAAAAGCTTCCACAAGCACAGCTAAGACTAGCACTATACATGCTTGGCTATACAAAAGAAGCTGAAAACCTAATGCACTATAGCTATG
Coding sequences:
- a CDS encoding arginine--tRNA ligase; translated protein: MCKNPLEDIRMCIATALNASLDGVRKGFEIPREEFGDIAIILTKAMIEKNSVFLNNLKSCELVAQADLRGIYLNIFLDRERFARKTLEYVTSYDDYGVCREEKEKNIVVEYVSANPIHPLHIGAARNAALGSFIIKILKAFGNNTQARFYINDAGRQVATVALGFKLLKNHEKPANVKPDHWVGLIYAITNTVAEIQKIKKSLEKADEENMKKLREELDELMADAAKLWRIAPDAFNEISEGLKNIDFEEEISKIMRSYEEKEPSTVALVRRIINMCLNGFMETLKRFGVEIDVWDWESDLIWSGEVEKILSELRRKATTYKGTLAVDFRSIDTEEVRERLGIEKELEIPPLVIQRSNGTTLYTIRDIAYTLKKFREFNADKVINVIASEQKLPQAQLRLALYMLGYTKEAENLMHYSYEIVNVEGMKMSSRRGRIVTLDEIIDEAKKRVLMELEKRGGGTEEVAEKIGVAAIKFYLLSVSPSRPVKFSWDAVLNFERNSAPYLLYTYARTEGIFRKAKELGLELNWAKLLQAIDKRFVENNRRWRLVKLVALFPDTVYKSYRELDPSPLAIYTLRLADEFNAWYDEEPIVLEKDEKLRSSKILLVHAVNKVLKKSLQLLGIEPLEKM